One genomic segment of Hordeum vulgare subsp. vulgare chromosome 2H, MorexV3_pseudomolecules_assembly, whole genome shotgun sequence includes these proteins:
- the LOC123428786 gene encoding BTB/POZ and MATH domain-containing protein 2-like → MADSRSTTPEITWRRVTAWEQTGTFNFEVTDYLRLAGMGVGEYVSWPDVEVGGSKWKIKFYPDGVDEDCDGHASAFVRWYSQEGMDPNPDPEVIAKFTLSILDKRSQVNLDSCGPAKLLFSPLDYQEWGCRDFVERSKLEELSQLGDGCFTIRCVLAVVTDGPPPPPELPSQLFSQLESMLDDGTGADVTFRVGRRKFRGHRCFLAARSPVFRAQFYGPMARKDKPRVKVIDVEPAIFEMMLHYIYTDSLPPPSDADDQGGYGVAADMYDLERLKLMCADELCKTMDAATVMSTYALANQHHCNRLKDSCVESMSSKQVLAAILETNEHFMTRCRPLPLSDGGHDEEEQVDQRKRFKRARTKYMLGLFSACIKKILNHSKVPQSFVSQNV, encoded by the coding sequence atggctgacAGCAGGTCGACCACTCCGGAGATCACGTGGAGACGTGTCACGGCCTGGGAGCAAACCGGGACGTTCAATTTCGAGGTGACCGATTACCTGCGGCTGGCTGGCATGGGTGTCGGCGAGTACGTTAGTTGGCCCGACGTCGAAGTCGGCGGGTCCAAGTGGAAGATCAAATTCTACCCAGACGGGGTCGACGAGGACTGTGACGGCCACGCCTCAGCGTTTGTGCGCTGGTACAGCCAAGAAGGCATGGATCCCAATCCCGATCCGGAGGTGATCGCCAAGTTCACGCTGAGCATCCTAGATAAAAGGAGCCAGGTAAACCTAGACAGCTGCGGTCCCGCGAAGCTCCTCTTCTCGCCGTTAGATTACCAGGAATGGGGCTGCCGCGACTTTGTGGAAAGGTCCAAGCTGGAAGAGCTGTCGCAACTCGGGGACGGCTGCTTCACGATACGGTGTGTCCTCGCCGTGGTCACCGACGGGCCACCACCGCCTCCGGAGCTGCCCAGCCAACTCTTCAGCCAACTCGAGAGCATGCTCGACGACGGGACAGGCGCCGACGTCACGTTCCGCGTGGGCAGACGCAAGTTCCGCGGCCACAGGTGTTTTCTGGCCGCGCGGTCGCCGGTCTTCAGAGCTCAATTCTATGGCCCCATGGCGAGGAAGGACAAGCCGCGCGTCAAGGTCATCGACGTGGAGCCGGCCATCTTCGAGATGATGCTGCACTACATCTATACAGACTCGCTGCCGCCGCCCTCCGACGCCGATGACCAAGGAGGCTACGGCGTCGCGGCAGACATGTACGATCTGGAGAGGCTCAAGCTCATGTGTGCAGATGAGCTGTGCAAAACTATGGATGCAGCGACCGTTATGAGCACCTACGCGCTGGCGAATCAGCACCACTGCAATCGACTCAAGGATTCGTGCGTGGAATCTATGTCGTCAAAACAAGTGTTGGCAGCCATCCTCGAGACCAATGAGCACTTCATGACAAGATGCCGACCACTGCCATTATCGGACGGGGGTCATGATGAAGAGGAACAAGTTGATCAAAGGAAGAGATTCAAAAGAGCTCGTACGAAATATATGTTGGGTTTGTTTTCTGCATGCATAAAGAAAATTCTGAACCATAGCAAAGTGCCTCAATCGTTTGTAAGCCAAAACGTCTGA
- the LOC123430884 gene encoding BTB/POZ and MATH domain-containing protein 2-like yields the protein MGNSSSRSTSAEITSRRVTAWEHTRTLTLEVPDYLQLNGMGVGEFISSPVVEFCGYKWRIKFYPDGIDQDCDGHASALLCCYSQEEGMVDPDVTAKFTLSITEKRSQENVARFDHALKRVFSTGEFAESAFGYCEFVQKDKLEWLSQVGDGCFTILCVLTVESPSPPPELPTQLPSQLQGMLEDGTGADVTFRVGRREFRGHRCVLAARSPVFRAQFYGPMARKDKPRVKVIDVEPAIFEMMLHYIYTDSLPPPSDADDEGGYGVAAMQHLMVAADMYDLERLKLMCADELCKTMDAATVMSTYALANQHHCNRLKDTCVEFMSSKQVLAAILETNEHFMTRCRPLPLSDGGHEEEQVDQRKRFKRARTK from the coding sequence ATGGGTAACAGTAGTTCCAGGTCGACCTCCGCGGAGATCACGTCGAGACGTGTCACGGCCTGGGAGCACACCAGGACGCTCACTCTCGAGGTGCCCGATTACCTGCAGCTCAATGGCATGGGTGTCGGCGAGTTCATTAGTTCGCCCGTCGTCGAATTCTGCGGCTACAAGTGGAGGATCAAATTCTATCCAGACGGGATCGACCAGGACTGTGACGGCCACGCGTCAGCGCTTCTGTGCTGTTACAGCCAAGAAGAAGGCATGGTGGATCCGGACGTGACTGCCAAGTTCACGCTGAGCATCACGGAGAAAAGGAGCCAGGAAAACGTAGCCCGCTTCGATCATGCGCTGAAGCGCGTCTTCTCCACGGGCGAGTTTGCTGAATCGGCATTTGGCTATTGCGAGTTCGTCCAGAAAGACAAGCTGGAATGGCTGTCCCAAGTCGGGGACGGCTGCTTCACGATACTCTGTGTCCTCACCGTCGAGTCGCCCTCTCCGCCTCCGGAGCTGCCCACCCAACTGCCCAGCCAACTCCAGGGCATGCTCGAGGACGGGACAGGCGCCGACGTCACGTTCCGCGTGGGCAGACGCGAGTTCCGCGGGCACAGGTGCGTTCTGGCCGCGCGGTCGCCGGTCTTCAGAGCTCAATTCTATGGCCCCATGGCGAGGAAGGACAAGCCGCGCGTCAAGGTCATCGACGTGGAGCCGGCAATCTTCGAGATGATGCTGCACTACATCTATACAGACTCGCTGCCGCCGCCCTCCGACGCCGATGACGAAGGAGGCTACGGCGTCGCGGCGATGCAGCACCTGATGGTCGCGGCAGACATGTACGATCTGGAGAGGCTCAAGCTCATGTGTGCAGATGAGCTGTGCAAAACTATGGATGCAGCGACCGTTATGAGCACCTACGCGCTGGCGAATCAGCACCACTGCAATCGACTCAAGGATACGTGCGTGGAATTTATGTCGTCAAAACAAGTGTTGGCCGCCATCCTCGAGACCAATGAGCACTTCATGACAAGATGCCGACCGCTGCCATTATCGGACGGGGGTCATGAAGAGGAACAAGTTGATCAAAGGAAGAGATTCAAAAGAGCTCGTACGAAATAG